In Reichenbachiella agarivorans, one genomic interval encodes:
- a CDS encoding IPT/TIG domain-containing protein, whose amino-acid sequence MKRAMLLVASIALTTLAVSCSEDKDDPTPIPVVTAINPTSGEPGDNVTITGVDMDAATSVTFNGVAATIVSNSATEIVATVPEDATTGKVSVTTAGGVGVSPDEFTVVIAGAVQVESISSISAVVGDNITLTGIDMMTVSSVKIGAVEATIVETTETTATVTVGEGSMLGLNNFTIVNNGGTTTTSTETLPFYVIKKIDEAFWGTFDNPEADARAFGGGGADPEESTAHDISSAVVDIAEYLPTAIDGNFFHMEGYSSTTISGSYMTQRFTGSQTAGVFTDFFGDASVDDIYFNVQINFGNLPDGYKTSEIPEDVLCDFRIRDIVNNDDFEYYPTWIGLEAMGYTPDENGWWSLSIPLSMFVDGSLTIDNFDAEQVQRFGIANRRNYGTGGTAGVTVTAADGGVLATTSFDNAIITVGGPMYK is encoded by the coding sequence ATGAAAAGAGCAATGCTGCTGGTAGCATCGATTGCTTTGACTACTCTAGCAGTGTCTTGTTCTGAAGACAAGGACGATCCGACTCCCATTCCTGTCGTGACAGCCATCAATCCTACAAGTGGTGAGCCTGGTGACAATGTCACCATTACAGGTGTTGATATGGATGCCGCTACATCAGTAACATTCAATGGCGTAGCTGCGACGATCGTCTCCAACAGTGCTACTGAGATCGTAGCTACAGTGCCTGAAGACGCTACCACAGGAAAAGTATCTGTGACCACAGCAGGTGGAGTAGGTGTCAGCCCTGATGAATTCACTGTTGTCATAGCAGGAGCAGTACAAGTAGAGTCAATCAGCTCTATCTCTGCTGTCGTAGGCGACAATATAACCTTGACGGGTATAGACATGATGACGGTATCTTCTGTCAAAATCGGGGCGGTAGAAGCTACCATCGTAGAAACAACTGAGACGACTGCCACAGTCACTGTCGGAGAAGGCAGCATGTTGGGACTCAACAACTTCACCATCGTCAACAATGGTGGAACGACTACCACCTCTACCGAGACGCTTCCTTTTTATGTCATCAAGAAGATCGATGAGGCATTCTGGGGTACATTTGACAACCCTGAAGCAGATGCGCGTGCCTTCGGTGGTGGTGGAGCTGATCCAGAGGAATCTACTGCACATGATATCAGTTCAGCGGTAGTTGATATCGCAGAATACCTACCCACTGCAATAGATGGCAATTTCTTCCACATGGAGGGATACAGTTCCACAACCATATCGGGATCATACATGACGCAGCGTTTTACTGGATCTCAAACCGCTGGTGTATTTACAGACTTTTTTGGAGATGCTTCAGTAGATGATATTTATTTCAACGTGCAAATCAACTTTGGCAACCTGCCTGATGGATACAAGACTTCTGAGATTCCAGAAGATGTGCTTTGTGATTTCAGAATCAGAGATATTGTCAACAATGATGATTTCGAATACTATCCTACTTGGATTGGATTGGAAGCCATGGGTTATACTCCTGACGAAAACGGCTGGTGGAGCCTTTCTATCCCACTGTCTATGTTCGTTGATGGTAGCTTGACTATTGACAACTTTGATGCCGAGCAAGTGCAGAGATTTGGGATCGCCAATCGTAGAAACTACGGTACAGGTGGAACCGCTGGTGTGACTGTCACTGCTGCTGATGGTGGTGTTTTGGCCACTACGAGCTTTGACAATGCCATCATCACAGTGGGCGGCCCGATGTACAAATAA
- a CDS encoding Fic family protein produces the protein MDYNTTEAINYHYDQFPPQNINYGNFIKEIINATDALARFDQMLKNLHNNEILLAPLRNQEAVISSRIEGTVSTMDEILQYEADDDGDNLNVRSDVIETVLYQRALKNAQNALETGYLLSASFIKQMHQQLLYLGRGAAKSPGAFKTEQNYLADKIKKKIQFIPISLEKLDEGLEKLFQYLKESNDPALIKTALMHVEFEALHPFQDGNGRIGRMLITLFLWKEGILSQPHFYISGFLEENKDLYIDTMRQVSEKNNWEEWIRFFLIAVENQAIRNLEIAENIRTLYEQMKNEFTDLLSSKWSLNALDFVFTNPVFRNNKFTSTSGIPTATAAIITKKLLDNGYLVQKGEASGRRAALYSFEPLMKIVRV, from the coding sequence ATGGATTATAATACAACAGAAGCTATCAATTATCATTATGATCAATTTCCACCTCAAAACATAAATTATGGAAATTTCATAAAGGAAATCATCAATGCCACAGATGCCTTAGCTCGATTTGATCAGATGCTGAAAAACCTGCACAATAATGAAATTTTATTAGCTCCATTAAGAAATCAAGAGGCTGTAATTTCATCAAGGATTGAAGGGACTGTTAGTACAATGGATGAGATTTTACAATATGAAGCAGACGATGACGGAGACAATTTGAATGTGCGATCTGATGTTATTGAGACTGTATTGTATCAGAGAGCACTGAAAAATGCGCAAAATGCATTGGAAACAGGTTATTTATTATCTGCCAGTTTTATAAAGCAAATGCATCAACAACTTTTGTATCTAGGTAGAGGGGCGGCAAAATCTCCTGGAGCATTCAAAACCGAACAAAATTATTTAGCAGATAAAATCAAGAAGAAAATACAGTTTATCCCAATAAGCCTGGAAAAACTGGATGAAGGACTGGAAAAATTATTTCAATATTTAAAAGAAAGCAATGATCCTGCATTGATAAAGACGGCATTAATGCACGTAGAATTTGAAGCTTTACACCCCTTTCAAGATGGAAATGGAAGAATTGGAAGAATGCTTATTACCCTGTTTTTATGGAAGGAAGGGATATTGTCACAACCTCATTTTTATATAAGTGGCTTTTTAGAAGAAAATAAGGACTTGTATATCGATACAATGCGGCAGGTTTCGGAGAAAAATAATTGGGAAGAATGGATTCGGTTTTTTTTGATTGCAGTGGAGAATCAAGCAATTCGAAACTTAGAAATTGCTGAAAACATAAGGACTCTCTATGAACAAATGAAAAATGAATTTACAGACCTATTATCCTCAAAGTGGAGTTTGAATGCACTTGATTTTGTTTTTACAAATCCAGTTTTTAGAAATAATAAATTTACTTCAACTTCTGGCATACCAACCGCAACAGCAGCAATAATCACTAAAAAACTATTAGATAATGGCTATTTGGTTCAAAAGGGTGAAGCCTCAGGAAGAAGAGCTGCGTTGTATTCATTTGAACCATTGATGAAAATTGTGAGAGTTTAG
- a CDS encoding pectate lyase family protein: protein MKSTNHKIISTTKNRLQIALLTATLLSGFYTSQSQNLPAILTDAELKEEIYLPDYSYAGYHFSEEQIPVSTSGTVINVTDFGVVADDGLDDSQALLKAMKMANETEGKVVLQFPKGRIILSEILYISRSNICLRGAGSGEQGTTLYYPRPMRYLANPPELQELREYLVELDKRQREPENNLDLPFSQYAWSGGMIWVRVPGERVKSYLDKYDTKPKVLAQLLSGQRGRQLIEVQSASKLAVGDVVQIEWYNKDGKKGSLISSIYDDADLKVGSHHYNYPNHALVMQQVLITEIKGNQVTIKDPLLHDINPQWKPVMTEWKHLEEVGIEHFNIEFPMAPNIAHHVEDGYNAIYLTNMYNGWVQDIKIKNADSGILTEQSANVTIADIETSGDKTAHYAVSMGSVHNILVRNLSVRNIVTHPLSFNTHATKSVYQNCVVYQVPVLDQHSGANHQNLFDNIRVYATSLEDGSYPLFAGGGAGYWKPSHGAFTTFWNIDVQFGNGLDATKPVILNGMKDGPAARLVGIHANRPITIHYEPNAYISDENVNLWLVPSLFDYQLRERLKR, encoded by the coding sequence ATGAAAAGTACAAATCATAAAATCATTTCGACGACCAAAAACCGATTGCAAATTGCACTTTTGACTGCTACACTTTTGAGTGGTTTTTATACTAGTCAGTCACAAAATCTTCCTGCAATTTTGACTGATGCAGAATTAAAAGAGGAAATCTATTTGCCTGATTATTCCTATGCTGGGTATCATTTTTCTGAGGAGCAGATTCCAGTTTCTACCTCAGGTACTGTCATCAATGTGACAGATTTTGGCGTGGTAGCAGATGATGGACTCGATGATAGCCAGGCACTGCTCAAAGCCATGAAAATGGCCAACGAGACCGAAGGAAAAGTAGTCCTGCAATTCCCCAAAGGGAGAATCATCCTTAGCGAAATCTTATACATTTCCAGAAGCAACATCTGCCTGAGAGGAGCGGGTAGTGGTGAGCAGGGCACGACCCTCTACTACCCACGACCCATGCGGTATTTGGCCAATCCCCCAGAGCTCCAAGAACTCAGGGAGTACCTTGTTGAACTCGATAAGCGTCAACGAGAACCAGAAAACAATTTGGATTTGCCTTTTTCTCAATACGCTTGGTCTGGCGGCATGATATGGGTACGTGTACCAGGAGAGCGGGTCAAGTCTTATTTGGACAAGTACGATACCAAACCGAAAGTACTTGCTCAATTGCTCTCTGGCCAAAGAGGCCGACAGCTCATTGAAGTACAATCTGCCAGCAAATTGGCGGTAGGTGATGTGGTCCAAATCGAGTGGTACAACAAGGACGGAAAGAAAGGTTCGTTGATCTCTTCTATATATGATGATGCTGATCTGAAGGTTGGTTCGCATCACTACAATTACCCCAATCATGCCCTCGTCATGCAGCAAGTGTTGATCACTGAGATCAAAGGCAATCAGGTGACGATCAAAGATCCTTTGCTCCATGACATCAATCCACAGTGGAAGCCTGTCATGACGGAGTGGAAACATTTGGAGGAAGTAGGAATTGAGCATTTCAACATCGAGTTTCCGATGGCGCCCAACATCGCACATCACGTCGAGGACGGATACAATGCCATCTACCTTACCAACATGTACAACGGCTGGGTGCAGGACATCAAAATCAAAAATGCAGACAGCGGCATACTCACAGAGCAATCTGCCAATGTGACTATCGCAGACATAGAGACGTCAGGAGACAAAACTGCGCACTATGCTGTGAGTATGGGTAGCGTACACAACATCCTGGTCAGGAATCTATCGGTGCGCAACATCGTGACGCATCCGTTGAGTTTCAATACGCATGCGACGAAGAGTGTCTATCAAAACTGTGTCGTGTACCAAGTACCAGTTTTGGATCAGCACTCTGGTGCCAATCACCAAAATCTGTTTGACAACATTCGGGTGTATGCGACGAGTTTGGAGGACGGTTCTTATCCTTTGTTTGCGGGTGGGGGAGCTGGTTATTGGAAGCCTTCTCATGGTGCATTCACCACCTTCTGGAACATCGATGTGCAGTTCGGTAATGGCTTGGATGCTACCAAGCCCGTCATTTTGAATGGCATGAAAGATGGCCCTGCTGCGAGATTGGTAGGCATACATGCCAATCGTCCCATCACGATCCATTACGAACCCAATGCGTATATCTCGGACGAAAATGTGAACCTATGGCTAGTACCCTCCCTGTTTGACTACCAGTTGAGAGAGAGGTTGAAGAGGTAA